The DNA window TGCTGCAGGTTTTATTATGTCTTCACCTATGAACATAATTCTCCTAATAACTTCCCTCGTTAGTATTAGTGATATTATGGCTGTTAATAGTGCTGTTAATGTTGTTAATCCCCCATGGATCGATGGTATTATTGGCGATGCCATGAACATATATTTTGCAATCTTGTTATCCATTATCATGGCTACAAGTCCCGCTAGGTACATGGATGTGTATAATAGGGTGTACGCATATCTTTCAAGTCCTATTGGCGTCAAGATCACTTGAGCTATGAGTTGTGGTGCAATTATTATAATTGATGCCCAAAGTGATCTCCTCACATTCATGAAGCTACTCGATTTATTAGCTGACAAAGTCATCAATGCTATTGATACTGTGAATAATGCTGGCTTGATGAAGTCTTTTGCATATATTAAGTTTACCCCCCACATCAATGTGAGCATCACAGTAACTATTGCTATAGCAGTCTTCATGGATCCCAGTGAAAAAACCAGCTTAGCCCTCTCCTCAATAGTTTCATGTTTTATGTCCAATCCCCCTTGCCCCCTAACTTAACGTTTAAGATCCATACCCCTCAGCTGAAATTATAATTAACTGTGTACATACCCCTAATATACTTCTATCCACATCACATATACCTTTCCCTAATAATTCAACTCAAATAACGATAAATTTTAATTACATAATAATTGAACAATATTCTTCATGCAAAATTTACATGTGAGAAACGTTGATTTACGCCGGCTTAGAAGGCGCCTCCTCTATCTTAGACTTCTTCAAAGAATCCTCCTCCTAATTGCACTAATATTACTGTTATCGAGTATGTTCATTCAGAGCTGGGGAGTTAAAGTGCTCTCAATAGTTATACTGATTATTTGGGCTGCTCTCTCGATAATTAACCTATATTATCTGTTTCGGGTGGGAAGGATGCGCGCTCCACTAGTACACAGGATATAAATTACTTTCTTCGAACGCATTAAAGGATAAACCATGTTAATAGACGGTACAATTGTCATCTTGGACTCAGCAATAGGACCATTTTAAATAAAAATGAAATATTCTAAGTCTTCGGATTCTTTGAAAACTTGGAGAATGAACTAGATGATACCTACCCGTTTAAGTAAAAAATATCTGACTAAAAGGGTGATCAATCATCCTTAACATGAAAATTATTTTTATCCTATTTTCTTTTTATCAATATAAAATTCGGTTAGGTTGATTTTTGAAGCTTTTGAAAAGTAGCGAATGTTTTAAATATTGCCACAAATATACTGCTGTAAGGTGACGTATAATGGAAATACTTGTTGGCAAAGAAACTCGTGCATATTTAAGAAAGAAGGGTCTTCCAGACCATGATCTTTACGAGCTTCCAGAATCTAAATTGAGGTTTCCAGATGGTGCCCAATACAGGATTGAAATTCCAACTGTTAACTCAGCTGAAACGATGAGGGCTGCACTTGAAACTGCTGAAAAATATGGAGTGGTTATTAATAGGATTACTGAAACTCTTGGGATAATGCGCCACACAGACGAAGAGCTGGAGGAATTCATACAGCTTGCAAAGGATTATAAAGTAGAGCTAATCCTTTCAGTGGGGCCAAGGGCGACTTATGACCTAAGTACCCAGAGGGCAACGAATACCCCTGAAGCTGGAAGAGTTGGCTATAGGCTTAGGGGGATGGAGCAAGTTATAAGAGCTGTTGAAGATGTCAAAAGAGCGGTGCATCTTGGTTGCAGAGGCATACTCGTGTATGATGAAGGTCTTCTATGGCTGCTAAATGAAATGCGGAAAGATGGGGAACTCCCAAAAGATGTGAAATTTAAGTTATCAGCCCACTGTGGTCATGGAAACCCTGTGTCCTTTAAGGTTTTAGAAATGCTTGGTGCTGATTCCATAAACCCCGTTAGAGACTTAACTTTACCCATGATCGCCGCTATAAGGCAAGCTGTAAGCGTGCCAATAGACGTACACGTTGACAATCCTGCATCTACTGGTGGAATGATCAGAACCTATGAGGCGCCAGAAATGGTGAGAATAGGTGCACCCATACATTTGAAAACTGGAAACTCGGCGCTTGTAACTCATGGTCTACCAACAACCAAGGCAGAGGGTGTGAATATGGCTAAACAAGCAGTACTCGTTGCCCGAACCGTTAAAAAGTATTATCCAGAGGCTGTTCAGTCGAGGAAGGGTGCAGAAGGATTAGCTATTCCAAAATAGAAGAGAGGGAGAATGATTGCCAAAAAGCGTTTGGTATCATGAGTTAAGCTGGCCTGAAATAGTTGAACATGCTAAAAAATGTGACATCATAATATTGCCCGTTGGTTCAATAGAACAGCATGGTCCTCAATGTCCAGTTGGTGAAGACTCCCTTAATGTTCAAAAAATGGCGGAACGCGTGGCCAAAAGAACAGGTGTGCTTATTGCACCCCCAATATGGTATGGTGCTCACATGTACATGCAATATGGCTTCCCAGGAACTATCCCCATTCGATCGGATGTGCTTAAACAATTTGTGAAAGATGTCGTAACTGGGCTTGTGAAAAATGGGTTCAAAAAAGTAATAATATTTAATGGACATGGTCAGCAATGGGTTCTTGTAGGTGCTTTACATGAACTAGCCTTAGAGACTAAAGCTTTCATTGCCGTTATCACATGGTGGGAACTTGTTAGGAAACTCATAGAAGAGGTTTGTGAAACTCCACTTGTACATGCAGATGAAGTAGAGACTTCAGTGGCTTTAGAACTTTACCCGGAACTTGTAGACATGAGTAAAGCAGGTAAAGAGTCAGCGCCTACTATTGTTGACAAGAAATGGTTTGGTCATCCGACAAGGACAGTCCCAGAAGAAGGTGGAATTCCTCATCACAACATTACAGCATCCTACTTCCAAGTTGATGTTTACAAGCTGGGTGTAATTGGAGACGCCACAAAGGCAACTAGGGAAAAGGGCAAAAAGATAGTAGATGCTGTAGTCGATAAATTATGCGAATTCATAGAAGAGCTTAAAAGAAAATATCCCCCTGGGGTTTCACCACTTGAAAATCCACCAAAGGTGTAGAGCATGATAATCGTTAAGAAGGACGAGGCTCCAGTTTTCCCTGCTCCTCCACCTTCAAAGAAAGTGACAAAGATATTAATAGACCCAGTTGTAGGCTCAAAACATTTGGCAATGGGCTTCACGGTTTATCCTGTAGGGGAGAAGGGTGCACCTCATGCCCACACTGGTGAAGAAACAATTTTCATCTTAAGGGGGAAAGCGAAAATTTCTGGTGTGAAGGGGGAGTATATCCTTGAAGCAGGCGACCTAGTTTATATTCCGCCAAATGAAACTCACACCCTAGAAAACTTTGGCGATGAGGAATTGCAATTCATATGGGTTTATACGCCTCCTGGAGATGAGAAAGCCATAAGGGAAAGAGCTAAAAAACATTAAATATTTTTTATTTTTATATGCAGTTAAAGCTACTGGGGGTTTTGAGATGACTGGATACATAGGTAAAATTCTAAGAGTAGACCTCACGAATGAGAATGTCAAAATTGAAAATTTGTCTCAAGACTTAAGAGAAAAGTACATAGGTGGTTCAAGTCTGGCTGCAAAAATAATTTATGATGAAATGCCTGTTGATGTAGAGCCCTTCAGCCCTGAAGCTCTTCTCATATTTGCCACGGGGCCTCTTACAGGAACAGTTGTCCCTTCTTCAGGACGTATTAGTGTATGCGCGAGGTCCCCCCTTGGAATTTGGGGGGAATCCCATGCTGGAGGATTATTCGGTCAACATCTTAAGAAGGCTGGTTTCGACTTAATCATTATAAGTGGACGAGCGAAGAAGCCAGTCTATTTATCCGTAATAGATGGCGAAGTTAACTTTAAGGATGCGAGTCACATTTGGGGTAAAGATGTCTATGAAACCTATGACATTATAAAAAGGGAGCTTAAAGATGACAGTGTTCATATAGGCGCCATAGGACCTGCTGGTGAAAAGCTTGTGTATTATGCATCCATAATTTTCGGTATAGGTAAAGCAGGAAGGTCTGGAATGGGTGCAATTATGGGATCTAAAAACTTGAAGGCAGTGGTTGTTAAAGGGACTGGGAAGATTCCAGTAGCTGATGAAAATAAACTATTGGAATTTGCAAAAGAAGTACAAATGCAGCTAGCTAAAAGCCCAGTTACTCAAGTTTTTCGTAAATATGGAACAGGTGGAGGCTTGGAATCCCATTATCGCCTAGGTAACGTACCGATAAGAAACTATAAAGAAGGAGTTTGGGATGAAGAAAAGGTGAAGAAGATAAGTGGCGTTGCAATTTCCCAAACTATCCTAGACAAGATAACTCCGTGTTGTAATTGTGTAATTGCGTGTAAACGCACAGTCTACATTAGGGAGGGGAAATATGCTGGCTTAAAAGCTGACGCCCCTGAATTTGAAACTCAATGCATGTTAGGCTTAAACCTACTTAACGATGACTTATCCCTTATTACGAAGCTAAATGATTTATGTAACAGACTTGGAATGGACACTATTTCCGTGGGGGCTGTTCTTTCCTTCGCCATAGAAGCCTATGAAAGAGGCATAATAACAAAACAAGATACTGGAGGAATAGAACTCACATGGGGCCCCTCAGAAAACTTAGTGAAACTAGTGGAACTCATAGCGAGAAGAGAAGGCATAGGCGACTTGTTAGCTAGAGGTGTAAAAGAAGCTTCAAAACAGTTGAATCGCGGAAGCGAGGAGTTTGCTGTTCATGTTAAAGGTCTCGAAGTTGCAGCCCATAACCCGAGAGCCTTCTTTGGGCATGCTTTAAGTTATGCAACTATGAACCGTGGCGGATGCCACCTTGCTTGGCCCCATAATCCAGATAGGGGGAGACTAGTACCAGAAATCGGCATTACAGTACAAGGTGATAGATTCCAATCGAAGGGAAAAGCTATAATGGTTAAAAAAATGCAAGATATGATGGAGCTCTTCGACGCATTGACTATGTGTAAATATACATTATCGGCAGGTCTCACTTTTACTCAGGTTAGAACGTTTTTTGAGCTTGTAACTGGTAGAAGAGTGACTATTGAAGAATTGATGGTAATTGGTGAAAGAAGCTTCAATCTCAAAAGGCTTCTTAACTGTCAATGGGGTATATCCTCAAAGGATGATGTTCTTCCAAAGAGATTGCTAGAACCACAAGAAGGCGGCACCATGGGGAAAGTTCCAGACATGGAACTTATGCTAAGAGAATATTATGAAGCTCGAGGATGGACTCCTGAAGGTATTCCTTCAAAAGAGAAATTAAGGGAGCTTGGTATTGTTTAATCATAATTGATTTTTTATTAGTTTGTAAAAAGTAGTTGAACATCAGAGCTAATACTGACTAGAATATACTGAGACAATGTTGAGGAAAGGGTGGCTCATTTTAGCATCAAATACTGGAAAATATAGGAAAAAAGAGAATGTTAAAGTTTTTGGATACTCTTCCATGGTGAAGCTATTAACTTTAAATTTCAATCGCTACTTTTATCCCCCTTCCTTGTTCTGCTGTTTTGAATGCTTCCTGGCATTCGTCAAGTTTATATTTGTGTGTAATTGTTTTTCTTAGTTTTTGCATGATGGACTCTTTATTTATGAGTTTTATTGCATCAAAGTAATCTCCAAGATAAATCACGCTTCCTTCAATTTGCAAGGTCCCTCTAACTAAAGGATATATGTCTACTTCGGCTTTTAAGCCTAATAGTCCCATAACAACCATTTTTCCGCCTGGTTTAATCCATTTGATTGCTTGTGAGAATGATGCCGTATTGCCTACTGTATCGAGGACATAGTCCGCTTTTGAGCCTTCAAGATACGATTTCATAATATCATCGGCATTTTCTTTTGATGTATCTACCACCTTTTCAATTCCAATCTTCTTCAGTAATTCTATTCTGCTAGGCAGAATTTCTTGTACAACTACATTTACATTCATATGTTGTAATATGGTAGCTGCGATGGCTCCCAATGGGCCTCCACCTATGATGAGTATGTTATCTGAAGGTAGTATTGTCTTGTTTAAGTGTCTTAACGCTCGTAGAACGCAAGATAATGGTTCTATTAGTACAGCGTCTTCATAAGCTATTTTGTCAGGTAATTTCCAAACGAAATTGCTAGGTACATCAACGTATTCTGCAAATACTCCATCACGTGTTATGCCATATATCACTTTGTTTTCACATAAGTCTGTTCTGCCTTTTCTGCACTGATAGCATATACCGCAATACACATTAGGTTCTATTACCACAAAGTCTCCGATATTCACGTTTTCTACGTCTCCCCCCTTTTCAGCCACTATACCCACTGCTTCATGACCCATTATTATTGGTGTTTTTACAGTTCTTTTCCCACGGTAAATTTCCAAATCAGATCCGCAGATTCCCGCTACCTTTATGTTAACCAGAACATCATTTTTAGATATTTTTGGAGTCGGAGCTTCTTCTACACCTATTTTGTAAGGCCCCTTGAATATACAAGCCTTCAAATTGATAACCCCCCATCTTTTCTCAAGGTTATTTCTGCAATTATATTTTTGGTTAAAGAACTTTTTGTATTATGCCTTGCAAATATAGGATGCTTCGAAAACTTGCTTCATCTGGGATATCAAAGTAAGGATATATTTCCACTGAAAGATAACCTTTGTAGTTGTTTTTGATTAGCGTCTTAAGTATTGGTTCAAAATTTATTTCCCCTCTTCCTGGAATGAGGTGTAGGTGTCTTCCATCTAAAGTGTCTCCTACGTGAATAACTTTTATTTTGTCCA is part of the Candidatus Methanomethylicota archaeon genome and encodes:
- a CDS encoding DUF2070 family protein; translated protein: MDIKHETIEERAKLVFSLGSMKTAIAIVTVMLTLMWGVNLIYAKDFIKPALFTVSIALMTLSANKSSSFMNVRRSLWASIIIIAPQLIAQVILTPIGLERYAYTLLYTSMYLAGLVAMIMDNKIAKYMFMASPIIPSIHGGLTTLTALLTAIISLILTREVIRRIMFIGEDIIKPAAHLLIDRNPKPLEEVLEKLAPEGEVQISTIKGEDITLITANFHPGPLIAGSSNAPAKIMKRLEERGFKPVFLRAASTHSEDIPSQGEVEKVIVGVEKCIEGVEECKCGKLVIRNEGEYEITAQKFGKIVLTTVSGRGFESFEDIPNTTEKRLNEILNAKGMNMKAIVI
- a CDS encoding U32 family peptidase, with product MEILVGKETRAYLRKKGLPDHDLYELPESKLRFPDGAQYRIEIPTVNSAETMRAALETAEKYGVVINRITETLGIMRHTDEELEEFIQLAKDYKVELILSVGPRATYDLSTQRATNTPEAGRVGYRLRGMEQVIRAVEDVKRAVHLGCRGILVYDEGLLWLLNEMRKDGELPKDVKFKLSAHCGHGNPVSFKVLEMLGADSINPVRDLTLPMIAAIRQAVSVPIDVHVDNPASTGGMIRTYEAPEMVRIGAPIHLKTGNSALVTHGLPTTKAEGVNMAKQAVLVARTVKKYYPEAVQSRKGAEGLAIPK
- a CDS encoding creatininase family protein; the protein is MPKSVWYHELSWPEIVEHAKKCDIIILPVGSIEQHGPQCPVGEDSLNVQKMAERVAKRTGVLIAPPIWYGAHMYMQYGFPGTIPIRSDVLKQFVKDVVTGLVKNGFKKVIIFNGHGQQWVLVGALHELALETKAFIAVITWWELVRKLIEEVCETPLVHADEVETSVALELYPELVDMSKAGKESAPTIVDKKWFGHPTRTVPEEGGIPHHNITASYFQVDVYKLGVIGDATKATREKGKKIVDAVVDKLCEFIEELKRKYPPGVSPLENPPKV
- a CDS encoding cupin domain-containing protein is translated as MIIVKKDEAPVFPAPPPSKKVTKILIDPVVGSKHLAMGFTVYPVGEKGAPHAHTGEETIFILRGKAKISGVKGEYILEAGDLVYIPPNETHTLENFGDEELQFIWVYTPPGDEKAIRERAKKH
- a CDS encoding aldehyde ferredoxin oxidoreductase family protein — its product is MTGYIGKILRVDLTNENVKIENLSQDLREKYIGGSSLAAKIIYDEMPVDVEPFSPEALLIFATGPLTGTVVPSSGRISVCARSPLGIWGESHAGGLFGQHLKKAGFDLIIISGRAKKPVYLSVIDGEVNFKDASHIWGKDVYETYDIIKRELKDDSVHIGAIGPAGEKLVYYASIIFGIGKAGRSGMGAIMGSKNLKAVVVKGTGKIPVADENKLLEFAKEVQMQLAKSPVTQVFRKYGTGGGLESHYRLGNVPIRNYKEGVWDEEKVKKISGVAISQTILDKITPCCNCVIACKRTVYIREGKYAGLKADAPEFETQCMLGLNLLNDDLSLITKLNDLCNRLGMDTISVGAVLSFAIEAYERGIITKQDTGGIELTWGPSENLVKLVELIARREGIGDLLARGVKEASKQLNRGSEEFAVHVKGLEVAAHNPRAFFGHALSYATMNRGGCHLAWPHNPDRGRLVPEIGITVQGDRFQSKGKAIMVKKMQDMMELFDALTMCKYTLSAGLTFTQVRTFFELVTGRRVTIEELMVIGERSFNLKRLLNCQWGISSKDDVLPKRLLEPQEGGTMGKVPDMELMLREYYEARGWTPEGIPSKEKLRELGIV
- a CDS encoding alcohol dehydrogenase catalytic domain-containing protein codes for the protein MKACIFKGPYKIGVEEAPTPKISKNDVLVNIKVAGICGSDLEIYRGKRTVKTPIIMGHEAVGIVAEKGGDVENVNIGDFVVIEPNVYCGICYQCRKGRTDLCENKVIYGITRDGVFAEYVDVPSNFVWKLPDKIAYEDAVLIEPLSCVLRALRHLNKTILPSDNILIIGGGPLGAIAATILQHMNVNVVVQEILPSRIELLKKIGIEKVVDTSKENADDIMKSYLEGSKADYVLDTVGNTASFSQAIKWIKPGGKMVVMGLLGLKAEVDIYPLVRGTLQIEGSVIYLGDYFDAIKLINKESIMQKLRKTITHKYKLDECQEAFKTAEQGRGIKVAIEI